The genome window ccggcgcaacccattaggcggtcgtctagggcgctacaatttggggggtggcgaccacagcggtatttcggcggcgggaccttccgccgcctctgtggggggcggcatttcggggcgggaccttccgccgcctagggcagcagaaaagctggcggcgctcctgcaaagacaaggtgatatatttattaaagtgatatttatttctaatgttaaaaaatctcatttcaatgtaggactttcttttgctataacattttccttactctctggtaagggctttgctgcatgttatcttcccaagggaggcattgatgaattcattacatcaggtttgggggatgatttggaagatcaattataagaaaagggtcatttatactgcagatgtctttctgttctcagtttcctttggtttataatggaaatgaggcagggatataacgatgcatctggcttctgggtgattgtcaagagcacagctttgaatcacggcaggccaatatcagttgaaacatgaggctagttttctcgagattcctgaaggattcactgcccagaacaaatctaaatacggtttctcttgcgctcagggcacccacattattgaataagtgaagtagctaattatttagcaactattgtgcacaagaagtatgggccagacccttcgctggtatgaatccgtgtagcttcacgcccactgatggagctatgtcaatatgcactcattgaggatctggccttatttttatagaccttgtcttaggccaaggtctgaactataaattctattggtttatgacttggaagccagaaaggaccattagatcatctaacccaggggtggccaacctgagcctgagaaggagccagaatttaccaatggacatggctgaagatccacagtaatatgtcagcagccccccatcagctcccccaccccactcccagcgcctcctgccctctggcagccccgctgatcagcgcctccccctccctctccgcacgtcccgatcagctgtttggtggcgtgcaggaggctctggaggggaggagcgatggcacggcaggctcaggggatgaggcaggaaggggtggagtgggggcagagcctgtggcagagccaggggttgagcagtaagcaccagtagcgtagctagggtggaagcggggcagcggccgctcccccaccgagcacaagtggcgcctttttcattttactcacccgggagcagGAAACAAGaaggcgccacctgctgcggcgcttttactgacggggcggcgctccgggtcttggcggtacttcggcggcgggaccttcactagctccgggtgtcttcggcggcactgaagcttcatcgccgaaatgacgccgaagacccgcagagcgagtgaaggtcccgccgccgaggtgccgccgaagacccacagagcgagtgaaggtcccgccgccgaggtgccgccgaagacccacagagcgagtgaaggtcccgccgccgaggtgccgtggaagacccgcagagcgagtgaaggtcccgccgccgaggtgccgccgaagacccgcagagcgagtgaaggtcccgcagTCGacgtgccaccgaagacccgcagagcgagtgaaggtcccactgccgaggtgccgccgaagacccacagagcgagtgaaggtcccgccgccgaggtgccgccgaagacccgcagagcgagtgaaggtcccgccgccgaggtgccgccgaagacccgcagagcgagtgaaggtcccgccgccgaggtgccgccgaagacccacagagcgagtgaagaTCCCGCCGctgaggtgccgccgaagacccacagagcgagtgaaggtcccgccgccgaggtgccgccgaagacccggagcgccgccctgtcagtaaaagcgccgcagcggtTGGCACCTTTTTTTTCCagtgcccctgttccctccacctggctacgcccctgatgagcacccccgggcacattggaacgttggcgcctgtagctccagtcccggagtcggtgcctatacaaggagccgcatattaacttctgaagagccgcatatggctccggagccacaggttggccacccctgatctagcctgatttcttgtataatacaggccaaagaatttcaccctgtgatttttgcctcaagcccataagataaattatttgtataatccacagctctgtggcgctgagcataacggttccccctcctttcaggatctcttcattgaaacattgcagaccctcaacgagatgctccagagtctgattttagaaaatccagttccggctgagctagagaggatcttgcaggtaaacaggatctggagatgccggttggaggatggtaaggtagggaagaggaacaggaaaatcttgttaagagcttgtgagggaaagaagagttaaggaaagaacggagtgccccatctccacagggttctcctattagggcatatgtgacaaggttcatgtagcacgggggagtcttctatttccatctgtgaggtctgacaatctcctccattgttaccctcagtttctttcctgtctccaggtggcccttacatcacagtgtcctttccaaatgaggacgttattccctttactgcccatcattgccactcctgatgcaattggaggggtcgctgccaggactctagtcccccgtgagggctggcacctggcctccacagaactcccagctccagctgtcccacagtgagaaccaatgggtgcaatgggaaccaagactgccactaactacagagcatgagggctggcccaaagtctgcaatcatgaaagaatagaagttttcctccagctgctcttattttgctgaatgaaatgctggattgtgtggcttgtccagagaagacttggcccttcccttccttacataggatccaatcctgcatccattaaaggctcgatccaatgctcattgaaatcaaatggggacctttccgttgacttcaatgggcattggatcggtccttagatcaatgtcaaaactttcattgacttcagcgggtgtgtgactgggccctcagagagaaatgcactttgctttcgttccaagagaagaattccatgtgtattttgagtctgcacaaagcagacgcagcctgtatctgtaagagtgagatgattcagccagaataaagattatcctttggggatcacttgtatacaccctttccccctgttatttttaacctctcttgtttttcctgcagctcatggactcctggatgcagtccagggaagcttgccggcgggagagggctgtatggagcagcatactgctcctaaacttcgtggccacagaagtcaaactggatgtgagtaactcttgacttctagtgacctgattgtaaactagacctacagggcactctcccatgccagagaaacttcctgcttagaagtatgttgatgggccccacagtgcaatgctccctaataggcggaggaaaaaccgatctcgttgctcgtccatcatcctgactgagatgggttagtgtctgatacacttggaaaataaatccagtgccctggaggaataggccacctctttccaatgcaggaaaggcagctaacaaggggcacaggaagaacgggtttttctatggttggatctaatgaatttcagagaaaagagatttcaaaatcctagagactgaagacatttcatccccagctgcttccctgtttgcctccattcctcatcctagtaccatgggatactttcctcttgtgcagctgcaggaagaggcctctccgttccagcccacctcagccgttacagatcattatgatcctgatcttgctcccactgatgtctgtggcaaaactccagtggacgtctgtggtgcgggatcgagccctatattcttcttctggctcccaagcctcttctgaagagggagagctgaggatcacgccccattatagaaagggactgtgtggatatagactccttgcctaggagacacagcccgctttacctgcagtggtaatggattcctcctctcctcttttgtacaattaggaagcgtctccattcaccaggctcggacacctggttgcagtgctggggatccgctgtggggatcccgtcaaggcgatcagctcaaaggcagcaggggctgttcattacctcgtctctattgcgtggcgccaaaagagtaagagaagcactgatgagcatctgaatccccctcctgggagctaaatgctagagactttcctcaggcaaagctcccgttcaggatagtgcctgaggaagaagtagagcatctggctcggtatttgttcctttgaacagagtgctggtttttttgtggctctagaaacaagcgtctgatagtcatcccgtaattctagccctgactttcaaagaaaggaaaggggagggggggaatacagagaaaggcaacacacgttaccgcaaactgagactggtagagctcattccgttagtgggaatgggaagggtcagtgggacacgatgataggggattcaacgccatcagaccaattagttcagttcgagatgcctgtaccccgaacgccccagaactttgatggctgttggaaatctggatccaaatctggggctcgattcatgactgtgttaatccacttctatgccactgaagtgttttggctagattccagtcaccacttgatagagtcactttactctgggggtcaaggccctgatccagcacaacatttacgcacatctgtaactttcatcaggcgagtagtcccacggaagtccctgggattattcatctgcttagaataatgtatgtgcttaaatgctttcctggatcagggccaaacaaagggctttgtccagtaaagagggatgagagcagaagccaggaagcagaatggaaagttaagagtgttattaacatgtatttcagttgcacagttggatagaaagaatgtggaatggactgaacagaggaacaaggaatttctggctgcttggagccccactgtggtttgcaacagcccctccaggatcgcagaggtaatcacatcctggcactaatgaccattctacattggtgtcagtacaatacggtatcACACAtctccaaactacttcctgtccctggatcgcccatctctattgtgtatggcttacccaagaactacagctcctgcccttactcatggctagaaatgacatgctcagaaagaaacaagatgggtgaggtccaatttttttattggatcaacttctgtgggtgaaagagacaaacttttgagccatacagagctcttcttcagacagagacagaagagctctgtgtagctcaaaagctgatctctctcactaccagaagttggttcaataaaagatataacctcacccaccttgtgtctctaataccctgggagcgacacggctacaacagtgaagacaacaaatgctcatagagtgatctactctgcagcaagtggttctcaacctgggggacACAGCCACCatgccctttccttattgccaaatgggacagggtcttggctagtttggaaggggactctgggagggtcctagtataggaaagggagtgtccatatggggaaggttgaacgcctactgctctagtactttgggttgttagaagctgtcacaacgaggtctatactatataggcttgatccaaaacctattgaagccaatggaagtctttccattgatttcaatggtctttgggtcaggctgcaagccaggaagtatggtgatggtgtcgtaatcaggacttgggtgctgtatttctgctgggatgtgttgtaggagggtatcacatacagtcacagtcaaagaccgagtactgtaacagtcattactaatattactacatggatcccgcaactgctgatcttttaatggtgacccttgcacctcggatgcctgagaagtaggagtctgacaccactaaatgcacatcctgacgtgcacggcagcactcctaggttggccactgtaatggtttaactagtcctcttgcctcactgtgagtgatatggtttcacagcagaagcctcatcagccactggggccctgtaatagaaaggaaTAAAAgagagcccctgagaagctggagaggacctgcaacccccagacagggctttctctgggctccagtagttatcagccccccgtggaatcaggacgaggccttttgtaaattacacttttccctgtatgcttcagctctttggagtctatttcaagcCAAGAgggaggacagatttcattctgactgttatggatggcctgacgaatcactgcaacaataactgccagccaactgcagagggattgctgtctgccatggtgaacagcggtgggactaaggtggagaaggtatggggcgctgctgctgagatggacggaaactagaattcccagtgctgggaacagtcatacgttcagagagtttaaggccagaaggaaccatcagatcttctagtctgattcctgtatcttggaaaacataatcccaactatacatacaaacggagggggtctaaatcagctgttaccactcaagggtggagtcatcatggacaattctctgaaaacatccactcagtgtgcaatggcagtcaaaaaggctcccagaatgttaggaagcattaggaaagggatagataataagacagaaaatatcatattgcctctgtataaatccatgggatgcccacacctataaattcatgaatggtgtttagaaagtaaatagggaagttttatttatcctttcacacacacacacacacacacacacacacacacacacacacacacacacacacacacacacacacacacacacacacacacacacaaacctgggttaatacaaacctaaggaaatatttcttcacacaacacaactcgtagctcattgccaggggatgtcgtgaaggccaaaagtataaccaggttcaaaaaagaattagagaagttcctggaggacaggtccatcaatggctattagccaaggtggtcaggggtgcaacaccgtgcacagggtgtccctacgccttctgattgaaactgggactgggtgacaggggatggatcactcgataaattgccctgttctgttcatttcttctgaagcatctggcaccagcagaagacaggatactgggctagatggacaattggtctgacccagtatggccattcttatgttacccctgtattgtgcctagataggactcatctcctttgagccattgatatgtggtctttgcaacaatgcaccttgtaaggctctgaaatgagccctgccaataatataggaaattgtgacttttaggcaaaacctagaggctaactctgattctccagggatgctgaggttccctcttgccccagctgcaggatgggatgagagtcttgtcccgtctcatctagttccctctctctcaggcagcagaccttgtggctggggtttgcagccggttggattcagtccagcagcccagctccaggaccctgatgaagaagttagtggccctgctggctggtgaggcggagcatctggacacagtgatctcatgccttctggactactccttccctacagacaggtacgaaatgcctccactcttcaggcctcgcgtgatcctttgaggccctatatgagaacctcaccactgagcacattgtttggtcttactaaggcaaagtataaagcactgactgttgaggactgaatctcccccctctacatggggcaaattacctgccctctcctcctgatggctcttctcttttcagccacaaactaCAGTGAGCGAAATAcgcctgtcagagattcctctcccccattccctgaatgtgtctccccatgtgcaaggcaggagctctcattcccagtccccctctcccagcccctgggacttgttagagatctgcctgtgggaggggttctcaaaagcacagtcccccacacctacggtcagtgctcatgggtcctggagcagggggtggatttaagtctgtgttcttgagttcactatccctttgctactccggctggcaagcgcagagctcattccgccgttctccttcatctgaacgtacagatagtgagcctaggtggaacgtttgctgtctgaagcacatttgtgtttgggcaggaaaagttgagcaacagtgattacgcaaagcgtggttttatgatggatgatcccaagcggtgagttccaaaaacaatccatatcagcagggccggctccaggcaccagcaaaacaagcaggtgcttggggcggcacatttctaggggcggcattctggaaccggccatcataggtgctgactctggggcatggggaaaaagtgcccccgccaccccagctcgccgccccagctcgcctccgctccgcctccacctgcttccctgagcgcaccgccgccgctccgcttctcccccctccctcccaggcttgccgcacgcgaaacagctgttttgcgcagcaaggctgggagggagggaggagaagctgagtggggggcgctcaggggaggcggaggtgagctggagcggggagtggttcctctaccccccgttacttcctgcgccccccgaccctagctcacctccgctccgcctgctcccctgaacgtgctgctgctccgcttctcccccctcctttgcctgagagggaggggggagaagcagagcggcagcgcacccgggggagcaggcggagtggaggtgagctagggtgggaggtcgcgggggcccccaggaagcaatggggggggaaatgtggcacgcccgggggaggaggcggggctggggatttggggaaggggtttgaaaggggtggagttggggcggggctggggggggggtacgaaaaaaaaagtgggggcggccaaaattttttttgcttggggtggcaaaaatcctagagccagccctgcatatcagaggactccactgaaaccctccctcacacagttgttggctgagcgctgcggagatctgggccacgctgctgcatgcccgctcccttttttttttaaagggaatttaatgctggtgaaaggtgccccattgacacccttggataATGAAgatctcagctgcagcccaggaagtgatgatgaagcttcctccacactgcccctaacaacactctgagctcatagctggaggggctgccgactaggcaagaaaggctcattcagcctccgtgtcccgttcaatccctgaacctaccaacaagggccaagtgtggtggttgactctgtaatgtggacagcgtgcactgggcactggtccgagacccttagttcatttcatataggacatctgctgccagagaagctgtattagccattagccatcagcctctcggtattagccatcagccagtaacaggtcgtgaccaattgaggccagattcacactggcagccttgagctgaaatgctccatatcctgtgtcagtgattctcaatctgaggtccatggagtccttgttcatgctccacattgaattgcacaagctctggggactggactgctgggcagggcgttggctccacaggaggatttctcttacaaagaggttacattggtgaagaggtttaatagcttttctcctaagccatccag of Chrysemys picta bellii isolate R12L10 chromosome 11, ASM1138683v2, whole genome shotgun sequence contains these proteins:
- the LOC135974412 gene encoding protein MROH8-like, with product MTQKSPRSCRMDVHSLPREEKEEDAAAEGTSTLGREEHSSGSQREPELAREDTQDGPAKVVPKQSGPILRCLKRICQKVKRGQTRYPRTVTTVPDISCMETIWEADESGREQHGCAMEGAMLLLESWRNTVDYFNSNKEDFIMKKSFLRLLFVLSKSIDWHNMPDFFILNFASDTAGAIVEMIKKEPRDSLSSTIRLQAMAIIIELSKKHVVKAMGSHQRWVLLRTFLKSVFSLPLLVTLQVQGVIRGISGQYTKDLFIETLQTLNEMLQSLILENPVPAELERILQLMDSWMQSREACRRERAVWSSILLLNFVATEVKLDEASPFTRLGHLVAVLGIRCGDPVKAISSKAAGAVHYLVSIAWRQKIAQLDRKNVEWTEQRNKEFLAAWSPTVVCNSPSRIAELFGVYFKPRGRTDFILTVMDGLTNHCNNNCQPTAEGLLSAMVNSGGTKVEKAADLVAGVCSRLDSVQQPSSRTLMKKLVALLAGEAEHLDTVISCLLDYSFPTDRYEMPPLFRPRVIL